The bacterium BMS3Abin11 genome contains the following window.
TGTTTGTCACCCTTTCAATTTCTTCCAGGCTGGTCAGCCCCTGTCGCATTTTGACCAGCCCAGCCTGTCGGAGGTTTGCATGGCCCTCTTCCTCTGCCAATCTGTTTATGTCGGCTTCGGTTCCACCTTTCATTATTAACTCGGCCATAGTGTCAGAGAGAGGCAGTAACTGGAAAATGCCTACACGCCCTTTGTACCCATTTGTACAGTTATCACAGCCTTTGGGTTCATATATTTCTAAATCCTCGAGTTCATCCGGTTTAAAGCCTGCAGTTGTTAGAACGCTTTCCGGGTATTCCTTTTTTTTCTTACATACGGTACACAGACGGCGGGCTAGCCGCTGAGCAATAATAAGGTGTACCGATGAGGCGATGTTGAATGCAGGGACCCCCATATTTACTAATCTTGTAAGGGTTGACGGGGCATCATTGGTATGTAAAGTGGAAAGTACTAAATGTCCTGTCTGGGCTGCTTTAATTGCAATTTCAGCCGTCTCTAGATCCCGTATTTCCCCGACCATTATTATGTCTGGGTCCTGGCGCAGGAATGAGCGTAGCGCAGTGGAGAACAGCATACCTGCCTTCTCATTAATCTGTACCTGGTTTACGCCTGTCACGTTGATTTCTACCGGGTCTTCAACCGTAGAGAGATTTTTTTCTTCAGAATTGAGTATTCTCAGGGCAGTGTAGAGTGTCACTGTTTTACCGCTACCCGTTGGTCCTGTTACCAGCACCATGCCATCCGGACGTGCAATGGCATCCATGTATATTTCTTTTTGTTCCGGTTCAAAGCCGAGGTTTTCTACCCCTACAGTTGTGGCAGAAGGGTCAAGGATGCGAATAACCACCTTTTCCCCGTACATGGTTGGACAGGTACTGACACGAAAATCGATAGCGCGATTTTTCGATAAACGCATTTGCATGCGGCCATCCTGTGGAACACGTCGTTCAGCGATATCGAGCCTGGATAGAATTTTGATACGGGCCGCCAGGCGCCTGGCCAGGGCAGGTGGAGGGTTATTAATGATATGCAATACACCATCAACCCGATAGCGTATTCTGAATGTTTTTTCATAAGGCTCGATATGGATATCTGATGCGCCAGTATTTACAGCATCAAGAATTACCTTATTCACAAAGCGTACTACCGGGGCATCAGCTTGCGCTTCATCAGCTGCTCCTGCGCTTGATTCATCCTCATTAACACCAATATCGATGTCATCCAGATCCTGGCCTGCCAGGTCGGCCAGCGATGTATCTGCCTTATCAAGCGATACATCAATTAGTTTTTCCAGTCTAGCCGGTTCAGCGACGATAGCCTCAACAGCAGTACCTGTACTGAAGCGGATTTCATCCAGTACGGCAAGATTCGTGGGGTCGGAGACAGCAACATAGAGTTTGTTGCCACGTTTCTGGATGGGGAGAACCCGGTGTTTGCGAATAATTTTTTCGCTCAATAGCCCTGCTTCGAGAGCTTCAGGGTCGAGTGCACGGACATCAATCAGCGGCAGGCCATATTCTTCAGCGGCATTGAAGCAGATGTCTATATTTTTAGTGGGTTTTTTTTCAATTGCAGCGGTAAAAAAAGATTTCTTTTTACCTTCAACACTCTTTAGTAGCTTTTGAACTTCATCCTCGAAGAATACACCACTTCCTACCAGTCGGAGCGGCAGACCAGTAAGTGTCATTGCAGTTGCGGGAGTGGACATATGTTATCAGTATAACTTTATTTTTCGATAGTTTTCACGTCTTTGTAAGACTTTATCAGATAATAGATGAGATTTACCAGTTAGCCAACTGTTTTTTAAGGAAATTTTAAGTATTTTACGGAACCTACAGGAAAGCTGACGAATGGTTATAAGCCACAAAATATTTAAAAAAAGGTCTGCTATCAAGCCAGTTCTACAATTAAATCAACGGTGTGGGATAGCAGAAGCATAAAGATTCTCCCGAGATAATACTGAGCTTAAGCCCACTGATATTTTCAGTGACCAACAGAAAAATATTTATAGTCGTTTTCTGTAAAAAGGTTTTCCTTTGCGCACTAGCAAGAGCAACTGTTTCTCTTATTGTAGTCGCAAACTTGACAAAATTCTATTCAATGTCTATTGTTCTATAAAACAGAACGATAATGTGGCTGCGGTAGCTATGGCAGCACCCATAACCCGTAACCCGTAACCCGTAACCCGTAACCCGTAACCCGTAACCCGTAACCCGTAACCCGTAACCCGTAACCCGTAACCCGTATGCTAGATGTCTTCAATGGTCTGATTACCTCAAAAGTGCGTGCCCGCATTCTTATGCGTTTGTTTCTAAACCCGGACCAGAATGCCTATCTTCGTGAACTGGCCAAGGAGTTCGACGTATCCCCGAGCCAGATCAAGGAGGAGCTCGACAACCTTAGTAGTGTCGGTTTGTTAAGTAGAGAAAAAAGGGGACGACAAATAAACTATTCTGCCAATACGAGCCATAGCTTGTTTCCTGAACTGCACTCGATGGTGAAAAAGGCCATGGGTATGGACAGGATACTGGAGAGTATAGCGATGCGTCTTGGAAATCTTGAGCTAGCTTTCGTGGTTGATGATTATGCAGAAGGAAAAGATAGTGGATTGATTGATCTGGTTCTAGTTGGTGATATTGACTGGGTTAATCTGAGAGATCTTGTCAGAAAAACTGAAAAGTATATACAACGAAAGATAAGAACGCTGGTATTCACACCTGAAGAATTTAAAAATGATTCAAAGATCATGGAGAACAGAGCAGTGCTATTGATATGGAAAGGCAAAGAAAATGAGAGGCAAAAGAAGACAATCAGTAATACGGAATAACACCTCAGTGTCTAATGAGTGAGAGCTATTTGAAATGGAGAAGAATCATTAAGTTACCAATTCAACTGCTGGGCCAATCCGGTTGTCGTCTTGAATGTTTTGGGACAGTGATCTATGTAGATCCCTATTTATCTAACTCAGTTCAAGAACTTGAATCACCCGACCTAAAAAGGCTCATACCTGTACCTGTTCGCCCTGAAGAAATTATAGATGCAGACTGGGTGCTTATAACCCATGACCATATTGACCATTGTGACCCACATACACTTCCTAAAATTGCCCGGTCTTCACAACAATCCAGATTTGTCGGACCAGCACCTGTACTGGAGAAGTTAGAAGATTGGGGTGTCTCGCATACACGCCTACACCTGGCGAAGCAAGAGTGGTCAACAATCTCCACTGATTTTAACGTATATGCTATACCCGCTGCACATCCAACCCTTGAGCGTGATGCTAGCGGTAATTCGCTTTATATTGGATACCTTTTAGAGGTAAAGGGGAAACGACTCTATCTTGCTGGCGACACAGGCGTTACACAGGAACTTATCGATACTCTTAATACACTTAGACCCATTTCCACGGCCATCTTGCCAGTCAACGAGCAAAATTTCTTCCGTGCGCGAAGAGGCATCATTGGAAATATGTCAGTACGAGAAGCCTTCAATCTGGCAGTAGAGGCTGAGATAAACACAGTAGTACCGGTTCACTGGGATATGTTTGAAGCTAATTCAGTGGATCTTGATGAGATTCATGCGGTTTACAATCAAATGAAACCTGCGTTTGATCTGCAGATCAATCCTCAATCAATAGTGCTCTGAATCTCCATGATAGCAAGTATTGTTATCCGCACATTGAACGAGGCGAAGAATCTGAACGATCTTCTGACAAATATAGAACTTCAGGAGACTTATGATCTGGAAATTGAAGTAATTTTGGTTGATTCAGGTTCAACAGATAAAACACTGAATATCGCTGAATCCCATAGATGTAAGATTATCCATATCACACGTGAAGAGTTTTCATTTGGTCGATCACTGAATAAGGGATGCGAGGCAGCCATAGGAGAAATTCTTGTAATGATCAGTGGTCATTGTGTGCCAACTGATAGTCACTGGCTGCAGGAACTTTGTCAGCCTCTGATCGATAACAGGGCTTCATACACATATGGCAGGCAGGTAGGAGGATCAGATAGCCATTATAGTGAATGTCGAATTTTTGCAAAATATTACCCGGAAGAAAGCCAGATACAGCAGGTAGACTTCTACTGTAATAATGCAAATTCAGCAATTAAGCGCGCAGCCTGGGCAAGATATGAATTTGATGAAAAACTAACTGGTCTGGAAGACATGGAACTGGCAAAACGGCTTGTGAATGATGGTGAAAAGATAGCCTATGTTGCAGAAGCCTGTATTTACCACTATCACGATGAATCGTGGAGTGGGATTAAACGGCGTTTTGAGAGAGAGTCTATAGCACTGCAAGCTATCATGCCCCAGATCCATATCGGTAAGCGAGACTTGATTCGTTATATCATCACTAGCATCTGGTTTGACTGGAAAAAGGCTTGGCAAGAAAAGGTGTTTAATGAAAAAGCTGTCGAGATATTCCAATACCGTTTTTACCAATACTGGGGTATCTATGCCGGCAATAACGATCATCGCAAGCTATCGCACGCCCAAAAAGAAGAATATTATTTTCCGAACTGAATTGAGGTAGATACATGAAACAAAAAATTGTCGCACTGTTGCCGATGAAGGCAAACAGTGAACGCGTCAAAGGAAAAAATTTTCGGGAATTTAATGGTAAACCGTTATTCCATTGGATATTGGATGCTTTGCTGGAAATTGAAGAGATTGACCAGGTTATTATTAATACTGATGCACGCCAGATTTTGGCAGAGAATGGCCTGTCTAATTCAGAGCGTGTCATGATCCGCGACCGTAAACCAGAAATTTGCGGTGATCTTGTTTCCATGAATCTGGTGCTGGAAGATGACGTAAAGAATGTTGATGCTGACATCTATCTAATGACCCATACTACGAACCCACTTATGACCGTAGATACCATACGCAGTGCTTTGCAGGCGTTCCAGGCGGCACAGGCCGAAGATAAAGCTGACTCACTATTCACAGTGGATAAGATTCAAACTCGCTTCTATAGGGCTGACTGCAGTGCAGTAAACCATGACCCAGATAACCTGATTCGCACACAGGATCTGGAACCCTGGTTTGAAGAAAACTCCAACCTTTACATATTTACTCGGGATAGTTTTAACAAAACTACTGCCCGTATCGGTAAGCAGCCTATGATGTTTGAAAGCAAAAAGTTCGAATCTATCGACATCGATACACCGGAAGATTGGGGTTTTGCAGTAGTCGCCGCAAGTTATCTGCTGAAACAAGAGGGAAAAGTGTAATGAAAGTACTGGTTACCTGCCCACCCATGTTGGGTATGATTGATAGTTTTCGTCCTCTATTTGAGCAGTCTGGTGTTGATCTTACAACACCAGAAGTCGTGCAAACACTATCAGTTGAGGAACTAAAAGAACTTGTGCCCCAACATGATGGCTGGATCATCGGTGACGATCCAGCTACTCGAGAGGTATTCACAGCAGGTAAAGCTGGGCAGCTAAAGGCGGCCGTCAAATGGGGTATTGGAGTCGATAATGTTGATTTCGATGCATGTGAGAATCTTGAAATACCTATCATAAATACACCAGATATGTTCGGTGCAGAAGTGGCGGATATTGCTGTGGGCTATGTGGTTGCCCTGGCTCGCGAAACCTTTGAGATCGATCGCGGCGTACGTGAAGGTCAATGGCCCAAACCCAGAGGAATTTCACTGTCTGGTAAGACCGTTGCGCTCGTTGGTTTTGGTGATATTGGCAGAAACACCGCAAAGCGATTATTGGCAGCAGAAATGCAGGTGATTGCCTATGATCCCTTTGTCAGTCAGGATATGGAAGTTAACGGTGTAAAAATGGCATCATGGCCAGATAGGGTAGAAGAAGCAGACTATATCGTTGTCACCAGCTCTCTGACTTTATCCAGCTACCACATGGTCAATTCAGAGGTATTTGCAAAGGCAAAGCAAGGGGTGCGGGTAGTCAATGTTGGCCGAGGCCCTGTGATTGATGAGCAAGCACTTGTAGAATCACTCAAGACAGGTAAAGTCTATTCTGCAGCGCTTGACGTTTTCGAGGCAGAACCTCTGCCGTTGAATTCATACCTGCGCACCCACCCGCATTGTGTGTTTGGCTCGCATAATGCATCTAACACAACCGATGCTGTAGAGCGAACAAGCTTTATCGCTATCCAGAAGTTGTTTGGCTATCTAGGGATATCTGCATGAACCAGTACACCGCATTTATCACGGGCGCAAACGGGGCTATTGGGCAAGCATTGTGCGCTGCTTTTCATGATGCCGGCCATCGAGTGGTTGCCAGCGATCAAGCTGAAACAGCAGGGTGTCCTGTTGATGCTTATGTCCCGATGGAGTGTAGCCGTCTCTGCAACGATAGTGCTTATCATGACGAGATTATTAATCGGTTGCGAGCGGAACTAGGCGATGGTAGTTTGCATGTGCTCATTAACAACGCTGCCATCCAGATCGTCGCGCCTGTCGAAAAACTATCTGTGGATGACTGGCACACCTCTATGGATGTAAATCTTGTTGCACCATTCCTGTTGATCAGAGCGCTTCTGGCAGAACTGACAAAGGCCAAAGGCTCAGTAATAAATATTGCCAGCATCCATGCACAACTGACCAAACCTCACTTTACCGCTTACGCTACCAGTAAAGCTGCCCTTGTGGGTATGACGAGATCGCTGGCCGTTGAACTGGGCAACCGCGTCCGTGTCAATGCTATCTGTCCGGCAGCCATAGCTACCCCAATGCTTGAGGCGGGGTTTGATGATAAGTTGCAAGGGCTTGATCAGCTTGCCAGCTACCATCCCACTGGGACTCTCGGTACGACCAGAGATATTGCAGAAGCAGCACTATATCTTGCTAAAGTTGATGGGCTATTTCTTAATGGAGCGGTAATAAACCTTGATGGCGGTATTAGTTCTAGATTGCATGATCCGGCCTAGTGATAGTACACAACAGGTCGAAATAAATTGACTAAGGTCCTACAAACATTGCATCACTCTCCTGCTATGGTGGCCTGGGGCATTATGGGTAACAGCTTATCAGGATCCGCAATTTTGTTACCATTTCCCCAATCGTTTGACTGTGCAAGAAGCCAATTTCAGGTTTTTCTGCTGCACCGTACTATATCTTCCGAGGGATGTGCTAATCGAGTCCCAGGGGGTGTTGTCACCCGATCTTGTCTGTGTACCCGGCATCATGAAACGTGATTGCAAACAGCTTAAGAAAGGGTGGCCTGTTTTGCCAATAATATTTCAGAACGGGTCACCCGCGCACAGGGTCTGGAACTCACCGACCTTAATGACCTACGGGAGCTTCATTGCAAAGTCTCTCAGCCTGGTTGTTGTGCTGCCATTCTTGTTGACGCAACTGACGACCGAAGAAATATACCTCTGGTACCTGTTTTCTGCGATTGCCGGTTTCCAATTACTGATTGACCTCGGGTTCAGTCCTACCTTTTCAAGGGTAATTGCGTATGCAATGGGTGGAACGGATGTGCATACGCTTGGTTGCCCACGAGGGGATGCTCAAGGCAGTCCTGACTGGCATGCGCTGGAACGAATATGCTCAACTATGAGTTACATATATATGCGCCTGGGTGCTGCCTGGTTCGTGTTGCTTCTCAGTATCGGGACGCTCGCAGTCATCAAACCGATTGCAGTGATGGAAGATGGGCATGCTGCATGGCTTGCATGGATAATAGTGCTCATATCATCGACATTCAACTTCCTTGGTATTACATACAGTTCTTATCTGCAAGGTGTTAACAAGATAGCTGTTTTGAGACGCTGGGAGATTATTACCTCGATTGGTTCCACCGTTACCAGCGTGCTGGTATTGATGTATGGTGGTGATCTGTTAGCCCTTATTATTGCGTATCAGGGCTGGTTAGTTGTGAATGTCATCAGGAACCGATGGCTGTCAAGGAATGTGCTTGGTGGCCGTATGAAGACTTTTCATGGGGCAGCCAGGGACGAAGCTGTATTGAATGCTGTATGGCCATGCACGTGGAGGACCGGGGTTGGTGTATTTACAAGCTATGGGATTGTGCAGGCAAGCAGCATTATTTACGCGCAAATCGCAACTCCAGCTGCAGCAGCGAGTTATTTTCTTGCCTTACGGCTTATCCAGGCGGTGAGCCAGTTTTCACAGGCTCCTTTCTACAGTAAATTGCCGACTTTGGCGCGCATGTATTCAGAAGGTAGGCGCACGGACTTGATCCGAGTAGCAAAAAAAGGAATGAGTCTTGCTTATCTTACATTCGTCGTTGGATTTGTAGCGCTAGCTGTCTTTGGAACTCCTATCCTTGAATATATCGGCAGTAACGTAGCGTTCCCTGATTTTCTATTATGGACACTTGTTGGTATCGCTTACTTCATTGAACGTTTTGGCGCGATGCATATCAACCTGTACAGTACCACGAACAATATAATCAACCATGTTGCCAATGGCGGTGCAGGAATCATATATATAATCGTAGGCCTTGTCGGTTTCGATTACATGGGAATATATGCCTTCCCGGTGGCCATGATTGCAGGAAATGCAGGATTTTATGCCTGGTATGCTGCAAGCCACTCCTACAATGCATTTGGTCTGGGATTTTTGTCGTTCGAACGTAATACTATGCTGCCATACCTGGGATTTCTTTTACTTTATATCTTAGCTGTATCATTATTCCAGTAGAATGCTGCCCCTGTTAACTTTTTTATAGGATACCGATAGTGCTTACTCTGACCCATGTGTCACTTGCAACAACGGAACAGCTTTTTCAATACAAAAGTAACGGGTTCAAGCTTGATGAGTTCCCCGGTTACACACCAGACCAGTGGGGGATAAAGGCCCATAATCGCCCCTGGATTGAGGCGACTGGCGCATTCTCCAGCGGCCAGAAAGTTATTGAAGTCGGCGGTGCGTACAGCCTTTTGCCAAAATACCTTTGTGATAAATACGGTGTCGAGGCATGGATTGGTGATGATTTTGGTGCTGGTACCGGTGACGAGATGTGGTCGAGATGGGGTGACCCAGGCACACTACCTGATAAATACCCATCCGTTAATTATGTGTTCGAACCATTTGGGAAGTTCGATGAGAAATATCCCGATAATTATTTTGATTGTATATTCAGCGTATCCACACTAGAGCATATTCCGTACGAGTATCGGCTGGATGTATTCAGGGATTTGAACCGTTGTCTCAAGCCCGGTGGTCGGCAACTGCACAGCATTGATATATCCACTAACTGGAAAAAGATTTTCATTTCTTCAGTTATAGGCAGCTTGCCTGGCTTAAACCAGATCCACTGGAAAGGTCAGTCTGAAATCATGTCATGGATAAACCTGATTAAGAAATCAGGTATCAAGATATCTGCAAGTGTACCAAATCCTATCCACATGTTAGACAGGAGTATTCTGGTTGAGTCGCCTGATGTAGTCTACCGG
Protein-coding sequences here:
- the epsE_1 gene encoding type II secretion system protein E; protein product: MSTPATAMTLTGLPLRLVGSGVFFEDEVQKLLKSVEGKKKSFFTAAIEKKPTKNIDICFNAAEEYGLPLIDVRALDPEALEAGLLSEKIIRKHRVLPIQKRGNKLYVAVSDPTNLAVLDEIRFSTGTAVEAIVAEPARLEKLIDVSLDKADTSLADLAGQDLDDIDIGVNEDESSAGAADEAQADAPVVRFVNKVILDAVNTGASDIHIEPYEKTFRIRYRVDGVLHIINNPPPALARRLAARIKILSRLDIAERRVPQDGRMQMRLSKNRAIDFRVSTCPTMYGEKVVIRILDPSATTVGVENLGFEPEQKEIYMDAIARPDGMVLVTGPTGSGKTVTLYTALRILNSEEKNLSTVEDPVEINVTGVNQVQINEKAGMLFSTALRSFLRQDPDIIMVGEIRDLETAEIAIKAAQTGHLVLSTLHTNDAPSTLTRLVNMGVPAFNIASSVHLIIAQRLARRLCTVCKKKKEYPESVLTTAGFKPDELEDLEIYEPKGCDNCTNGYKGRVGIFQLLPLSDTMAELIMKGGTEADINRLAEEEGHANLRQAGLVKMRQGLTSLEEIERVTNN
- a CDS encoding helix-turn-helix domain protein, producing MLDVFNGLITSKVRARILMRLFLNPDQNAYLRELAKEFDVSPSQIKEELDNLSSVGLLSREKRGRQINYSANTSHSLFPELHSMVKKAMGMDRILESIAMRLGNLELAFVVDDYAEGKDSGLIDLVLVGDIDWVNLRDLVRKTEKYIQRKIRTLVFTPEEFKNDSKIMENRAVLLIWKGKENERQKKTISNTE
- a CDS encoding metal-dependent hydrolase; protein product: MSESYLKWRRIIKLPIQLLGQSGCRLECFGTVIYVDPYLSNSVQELESPDLKRLIPVPVRPEEIIDADWVLITHDHIDHCDPHTLPKIARSSQQSRFVGPAPVLEKLEDWGVSHTRLHLAKQEWSTISTDFNVYAIPAAHPTLERDASGNSLYIGYLLEVKGKRLYLAGDTGVTQELIDTLNTLRPISTAILPVNEQNFFRARRGIIGNMSVREAFNLAVEAEINTVVPVHWDMFEANSVDLDEIHAVYNQMKPAFDLQINPQSIVL
- a CDS encoding N-glycosyltransferase, which gives rise to MIASIVIRTLNEAKNLNDLLTNIELQETYDLEIEVILVDSGSTDKTLNIAESHRCKIIHITREEFSFGRSLNKGCEAAIGEILVMISGHCVPTDSHWLQELCQPLIDNRASYTYGRQVGGSDSHYSECRIFAKYYPEESQIQQVDFYCNNANSAIKRAAWARYEFDEKLTGLEDMELAKRLVNDGEKIAYVAEACIYHYHDESWSGIKRRFERESIALQAIMPQIHIGKRDLIRYIITSIWFDWKKAWQEKVFNEKAVEIFQYRFYQYWGIYAGNNDHRKLSHAQKEEYYFPN
- the neuA gene encoding CMP-N,N'-diacetyllegionaminic acid synthase; translation: MKQKIVALLPMKANSERVKGKNFREFNGKPLFHWILDALLEIEEIDQVIINTDARQILAENGLSNSERVMIRDRKPEICGDLVSMNLVLEDDVKNVDADIYLMTHTTNPLMTVDTIRSALQAFQAAQAEDKADSLFTVDKIQTRFYRADCSAVNHDPDNLIRTQDLEPWFEENSNLYIFTRDSFNKTTARIGKQPMMFESKKFESIDIDTPEDWGFAVVAASYLLKQEGKV
- the tkrA gene encoding glyoxylate/hydroxypyruvate reductase B, with product MKVLVTCPPMLGMIDSFRPLFEQSGVDLTTPEVVQTLSVEELKELVPQHDGWIIGDDPATREVFTAGKAGQLKAAVKWGIGVDNVDFDACENLEIPIINTPDMFGAEVADIAVGYVVALARETFEIDRGVREGQWPKPRGISLSGKTVALVGFGDIGRNTAKRLLAAEMQVIAYDPFVSQDMEVNGVKMASWPDRVEEADYIVVTSSLTLSSYHMVNSEVFAKAKQGVRVVNVGRGPVIDEQALVESLKTGKVYSAALDVFEAEPLPLNSYLRTHPHCVFGSHNASNTTDAVERTSFIAIQKLFGYLGISA
- the gdhIV gene encoding glucose 1-dehydrogenase 4, whose translation is MNQYTAFITGANGAIGQALCAAFHDAGHRVVASDQAETAGCPVDAYVPMECSRLCNDSAYHDEIINRLRAELGDGSLHVLINNAAIQIVAPVEKLSVDDWHTSMDVNLVAPFLLIRALLAELTKAKGSVINIASIHAQLTKPHFTAYATSKAALVGMTRSLAVELGNRVRVNAICPAAIATPMLEAGFDDKLQGLDQLASYHPTGTLGTTRDIAEAALYLAKVDGLFLNGAVINLDGGISSRLHDPA
- a CDS encoding methyltransferase domain protein, translating into MLTLTHVSLATTEQLFQYKSNGFKLDEFPGYTPDQWGIKAHNRPWIEATGAFSSGQKVIEVGGAYSLLPKYLCDKYGVEAWIGDDFGAGTGDEMWSRWGDPGTLPDKYPSVNYVFEPFGKFDEKYPDNYFDCIFSVSTLEHIPYEYRLDVFRDLNRCLKPGGRQLHSIDISTNWKKIFISSVIGSLPGLNQIHWKGQSEIMSWINLIKKSGIKISASVPNPIHMLDRSILVESPDVVYRLYPPINEPKAYNPAASLLVVIEDK